The following are encoded in a window of Polynucleobacter sp. AP-Kolm-20A-A1 genomic DNA:
- the aroQ gene encoding type II 3-dehydroquinate dehydratase: MSKKASILVIQGPNLNLLGTREPEVYGKTTLEDIHRKLADLAKAQSVDLDTYQSNHEGELIDRIQKAKQDGVDFIIINPGAFTHTSVALRDVLAGVAIPFTEVHLSNIHQREEFRKHSYLSDIATGVICGLGAIGYELALQAAITRLQK; this comes from the coding sequence ATGTCGAAAAAAGCTTCAATTCTCGTAATTCAGGGCCCAAACCTCAATCTACTGGGAACTCGTGAACCTGAGGTTTACGGAAAAACTACCCTCGAAGATATTCATAGAAAGCTAGCGGACCTAGCAAAAGCCCAATCTGTAGATTTGGACACCTATCAAAGTAATCATGAAGGCGAGTTAATTGACCGCATTCAAAAAGCCAAACAGGATGGAGTGGATTTCATCATCATCAATCCTGGAGCATTCACCCACACCAGCGTTGCCTTGCGTGACGTTTTGGCTGGGGTTGCCATTCCCTTTACTGAAGTGCATTTATCCAATATTCACCAACGCGAAGAGTTCCGCAAGCACTCCTATCTGTCAGATATCGCTACTGGCGTGATTTGCGGCTTAGGCGCGATTGGCTATGAATTGGCACTTCAAGCAGCGATTACTCGTTTACAAAAATAA
- the fabG gene encoding 3-oxoacyl-ACP reductase FabG, with translation MGDRLKDKVAIITGAAKGIGFATAQRFAQEGAKVIIADMNLEAVNAAAAQIPHSEACVMNVTDRASIQAAVDRVMQQHGRIDILINNAGITQDARLIKMTEAQFDTVIDVNLKGVFNCTQLIVPHMLEAGVGAIVNASSVVGLYGNFGQTNYSATKFGVIGFTKTWARELGPKGIRVNAVCPGFIATEMVKAMPENVLKDIERRSWLGRLGTPEEMANVYLFLASDEASYVNGVALEASGGISL, from the coding sequence ATGGGCGATAGATTAAAAGACAAAGTGGCAATCATTACGGGCGCTGCAAAAGGCATTGGTTTTGCAACTGCTCAGCGCTTTGCACAAGAGGGTGCGAAAGTAATCATTGCCGATATGAATCTTGAGGCCGTTAACGCAGCTGCAGCCCAGATTCCTCATTCTGAAGCATGTGTAATGAATGTAACTGATCGGGCTAGTATTCAGGCGGCGGTAGATCGAGTAATGCAACAGCATGGACGAATTGATATTTTGATTAATAACGCTGGAATTACTCAAGACGCGCGTTTAATCAAGATGACTGAAGCGCAATTTGACACGGTGATTGATGTCAATTTAAAAGGCGTATTTAATTGCACGCAATTGATCGTGCCGCATATGCTCGAAGCTGGCGTTGGCGCCATTGTGAATGCCTCAAGTGTTGTAGGTCTCTATGGAAACTTTGGCCAAACCAACTATTCAGCCACTAAATTCGGCGTCATTGGTTTTACAAAAACATGGGCGCGTGAGCTAGGTCCAAAAGGTATTCGTGTGAATGCGGTATGCCCAGGCTTTATTGCTACCGAGATGGTGAAAGCCATGCCGGAAAACGTTTTAAAAGATATTGAAAGGCGCAGCTGGCTGGGGCGCCTAGGCACACCAGAAGAGATGGCAAATGTGTATTTGTTCCTGGCAAGCGATGAAGCAAGTTACGTCAATGGTGTTGCTTTAGAGGCTAGCGGCGGGATTTCTCTCTAA
- a CDS encoding ribonucleotide-diphosphate reductase subunit beta has protein sequence MLNWEEEVAPALAKAGLAPQPVAVEPQRPQPDQVAIAPQTAAPTPVAAANLSGGASLRVNAADKRVINAKTDVNQLVPFKYKWAWEKYLAGCANHWMPQEINMNRDIALWKDPNGLTEDERRIIKRNLGFFTTADSLAANNIVLGTYRHITAPECRQYLLRQAFEEAIHTHAYQYIVESLGLDQSEIFNAYHEIDSIRAKDEFLIPYIDVLTNPNFKTGTLEADQTLLRSLIVFACVMEGLFFYVGFTQILAMGRQNKMTGAAEQYQYILRDESMHCNFGIDLINQIKLENPQLWTSAFKDEIKSIFEKAVELEYRYAEDTMPRGVLGLNAPMFKGYLRYICNRRCLQIGLDAMFPNEENPFPWMSEMIDLKKERNFFETRVIEYQTGGALSWE, from the coding sequence ATGTTGAATTGGGAAGAGGAAGTTGCTCCAGCACTAGCGAAAGCTGGTCTTGCACCGCAGCCGGTTGCAGTGGAGCCACAACGTCCACAGCCAGATCAAGTGGCAATCGCGCCACAAACCGCAGCACCTACACCAGTAGCGGCTGCCAATTTATCTGGCGGCGCATCTTTGCGTGTAAATGCTGCTGATAAGCGCGTAATTAATGCCAAGACCGACGTTAATCAGTTGGTTCCATTTAAATATAAGTGGGCTTGGGAGAAGTATTTGGCTGGTTGTGCAAACCACTGGATGCCGCAAGAGATCAATATGAACCGCGATATCGCGCTTTGGAAAGATCCAAATGGCCTGACAGAAGACGAGCGTCGCATTATTAAGCGCAACCTTGGTTTCTTTACTACGGCTGATTCTTTGGCTGCAAACAATATTGTTTTGGGTACTTATCGCCACATTACCGCTCCAGAATGCCGCCAATACCTATTGCGTCAGGCTTTTGAAGAGGCAATTCATACCCATGCCTACCAATATATTGTGGAATCTTTAGGTTTAGATCAGTCCGAAATCTTCAATGCGTACCATGAGATTGACTCAATTCGCGCTAAAGATGAGTTCTTGATTCCTTATATTGATGTACTGACCAACCCAAATTTCAAGACTGGCACATTAGAAGCTGACCAAACATTGCTCCGTTCGCTGATTGTTTTTGCTTGCGTAATGGAAGGTTTGTTCTTTTATGTTGGTTTTACGCAAATACTTGCAATGGGTCGTCAAAACAAAATGACGGGTGCTGCTGAGCAGTATCAATACATCCTTCGCGACGAGTCTATGCACTGCAATTTCGGCATCGATTTAATTAACCAAATCAAGCTGGAGAACCCGCAGTTATGGACTTCCGCGTTCAAAGACGAGATCAAATCTATCTTCGAAAAAGCGGTCGAATTAGAGTACCGTTATGCCGAAGATACGATGCCTCGAGGAGTGCTCGGATTGAACGCTCCGATGTTCAAAGGGTACCTAAGATACATTTGTAATCGCAGATGTTTGCAAATAGGACTTGACGCGATGTTCCCAAATGAAGAGAATCCATTTCCATGGATGTCAGAAATGATTGATCTGAAAAAAGAACGAAACTTTTTTGAGACACGCGTTATTGAGTATCAAACCGGTGGTGCGCTGAGTTGGGAGTAG
- the accC gene encoding acetyl-CoA carboxylase biotin carboxylase subunit, producing MFDKILIANRGEIALRIQRACRELGIKTVVVYSTADKEAKYVKLADEAVCIGPAPSPLSYLNMPAIISAAEVTDAEAIHPGYGFLSENADFAERVEKSGFAFIGPTAASIRLMGDKVSAKRAMIKAGVPCVPGSEGALPDNPKEIIATAKKVGYPVIIKAAGGGGGRGMRVVHTEAHLINAVNMTREEAGRAFGNPEVYMEKFLEKPRHVEIQILADTHGNAIWLGERDCSMQRRHQKVIEEAPAPGIDRRLIAKIGERCAEACRKIGYRGAGTFEFLYENGEFFFIEMNTRVQVEHPVTEMITGVDIVQEQIRIAAGLKLSYRQKDIVFRGHAIECRLNAEDPFKFTPSPGRIGSFHMPGGPGIRVDSHAYSGYVVPSNYDSMIGKLISYGNTREQAIRRMQIALSEMVIDGITTNVPLHRELMLDPNFMEGGTSIHYLEHRLEEQAASRGKS from the coding sequence ATGTTCGATAAGATTCTGATTGCCAATCGGGGAGAAATTGCTCTCCGCATCCAACGCGCATGCCGCGAGTTGGGAATTAAAACTGTGGTGGTCTATTCCACCGCAGACAAAGAAGCTAAGTATGTGAAGCTTGCCGATGAAGCTGTTTGTATCGGTCCAGCACCTTCTCCACTGAGCTATCTCAATATGCCCGCTATTATTTCTGCAGCCGAAGTAACGGATGCAGAAGCGATTCACCCCGGTTATGGCTTTCTTTCAGAGAATGCTGACTTTGCTGAACGCGTTGAGAAGTCTGGCTTTGCGTTTATTGGCCCTACAGCGGCTTCTATCCGCTTAATGGGCGACAAAGTTTCTGCAAAACGCGCCATGATTAAAGCAGGTGTGCCCTGCGTGCCTGGATCCGAAGGTGCTTTGCCAGATAATCCAAAAGAAATTATTGCAACCGCTAAAAAAGTGGGCTACCCAGTCATCATCAAAGCTGCTGGCGGTGGTGGCGGTCGCGGTATGCGTGTTGTTCATACCGAAGCACACCTCATTAACGCTGTGAATATGACTCGCGAAGAAGCGGGGCGCGCCTTTGGTAATCCAGAAGTCTATATGGAGAAGTTTCTAGAGAAACCTCGTCACGTAGAGATTCAAATTTTGGCTGACACTCATGGCAATGCCATTTGGCTGGGCGAGCGCGATTGCTCAATGCAACGTCGCCACCAAAAAGTGATTGAAGAAGCTCCGGCTCCAGGCATTGATCGTCGCTTGATCGCCAAAATTGGCGAGCGTTGCGCTGAAGCGTGCCGCAAGATAGGTTATCGCGGCGCTGGAACCTTTGAATTCCTCTATGAAAACGGTGAATTCTTCTTCATTGAGATGAATACTCGCGTTCAGGTTGAGCATCCAGTAACCGAAATGATCACCGGCGTTGATATTGTTCAAGAACAAATTCGTATTGCTGCTGGCCTAAAACTCAGTTACCGCCAAAAAGATATTGTTTTCCGTGGTCATGCGATCGAATGCCGTCTTAACGCTGAAGATCCTTTCAAGTTCACTCCTAGTCCTGGCCGCATTGGTTCATTCCACATGCCAGGAGGCCCTGGAATTCGCGTTGATTCGCACGCCTATAGTGGTTACGTAGTTCCCTCGAACTATGACTCCATGATTGGCAAACTGATTTCTTATGGCAATACTCGCGAACAAGCGATTCGTCGTATGCAAATTGCCCTCTCCGAGATGGTGATTGACGGCATCACAACAAACGTGCCACTCCACCGCGAATTAATGCTCGACCCGAATTTTATGGAAGGCGGCACCAGTATTCACTACCTGGAGCATCGCTTAGAAGAGCAAGCTGCAAGTCGCGGAAAGTCTTAA
- a CDS encoding DUF3426 domain-containing protein, producing the protein MLLLLFGEHLSRNSLLPALAPRIDGTSNSISVGAFSLLQRVDEKLCRALGCLNRPVSDFAAWKITSATLSPENAREGLKNLANQSILQVEIQNRLAIAVLLPNLEVSLTDAEESEIKTVQFSPKEWLPTAWQDAHPDYLRVGAPSGDLIQTDLPISLPQNAAGYRVRAFYPQ; encoded by the coding sequence TTGCTCTTACTGCTTTTTGGAGAGCACCTATCCAGAAATTCTTTACTCCCAGCTTTAGCTCCACGCATTGATGGCACATCAAATTCTATTTCTGTCGGTGCATTTTCTCTTTTACAGCGAGTTGATGAAAAACTTTGTCGCGCACTGGGATGTCTAAATCGCCCTGTGAGCGATTTTGCTGCGTGGAAAATAACTTCAGCCACACTATCGCCTGAAAACGCGCGAGAGGGCCTTAAAAACCTTGCAAATCAATCTATCTTGCAAGTTGAAATACAAAATCGTCTTGCAATTGCAGTTTTATTGCCAAATTTGGAAGTTTCTTTAACGGATGCAGAAGAATCTGAAATTAAAACAGTGCAATTTTCTCCAAAAGAATGGTTGCCGACTGCTTGGCAAGATGCACATCCAGATTATTTGCGAGTAGGCGCGCCCTCCGGGGATCTTATTCAAACCGATTTGCCGATTTCTTTGCCGCAAAATGCTGCAGGCTATCGAGTGCGCGCGTTTTACCCTCAATAA
- a CDS encoding TlpA disulfide reductase family protein: MNRRQWIITCGVGLLALLGGALTSQWISKTGLASDSSVKAFFANPWQSPDGKVVNTSEWQGKVLVVNFWASWCPPCVEEMPALDQLQQENLQQNVLFVGIGIDSPSNIREFLKNTPVSYPIVIGGLEGSNLSKQMGNTQGALPYTVIINPRGKAVYTKLGKINEDELRKAIKSAL; the protein is encoded by the coding sequence ATGAACCGAAGACAATGGATCATCACCTGTGGAGTAGGCCTCTTGGCACTCCTTGGTGGCGCCCTCACCTCCCAATGGATTTCCAAAACAGGTCTTGCTAGCGACTCCTCTGTAAAAGCCTTTTTTGCCAACCCATGGCAATCGCCGGATGGAAAAGTAGTCAATACCAGCGAATGGCAAGGAAAAGTCCTGGTAGTGAACTTTTGGGCCTCTTGGTGCCCTCCCTGCGTTGAGGAAATGCCAGCATTAGATCAACTACAGCAAGAAAATTTACAGCAAAATGTCTTATTTGTAGGCATCGGTATCGATTCACCATCTAATATTCGTGAATTCCTGAAAAATACCCCAGTTTCCTATCCCATCGTTATCGGCGGACTAGAGGGCAGCAATCTATCTAAACAGATGGGCAATACCCAAGGGGCACTTCCTTATACCGTCATCATCAACCCTAGAGGCAAGGCTGTATATACAAAATTAGGGAAGATAAACGAAGATGAGCTCAGAAAAGCTATAAAATCAGCTTTATAA
- the mpl gene encoding UDP-N-acetylmuramate:L-alanyl-gamma-D-glutamyl-meso-diaminopimelate ligase yields the protein MHIHILGICGTFMGGIAAIARQAGHRVTGCDANVYPPMSTQLEAQGIELIEGFSPDQLLQFASMPDLFVIGNVVSRGNPLMEAILNQGLPYISGPQWLGEQVLYGRHVLAVAGTHGKTTTSAMLTWILEFNGYKPGYLIGGVPLNFTVSARLGESKYFVIEADEYDTAFFDKRSKFVHYRPRTALLNNLEFDHADIFADLAAIETQFHHLVRTVPGDGLLVVNGEEPALERVITRGAWAPVERFGQELTNEWSLISQEGDGFIVRKSGKEVATVNWAFDSGVMGRHNQLNALAAIASANHIGISPADSARALAEFKNVKRRLETIGVANEVTVYDDFAHHPTAITTTVDGLRRRVGKARILAVLEPRSNTMKLGVMKAQLPGSLEQADKVFAYGANTGKESLGWDLAEVLSPLNTKEQGKAHAFDDLEALAKAVAQEARPGDHILVMSNGGFGGVHQKILKALAV from the coding sequence ATGCATATACATATCTTGGGCATTTGCGGTACTTTCATGGGCGGCATTGCCGCAATCGCTCGGCAAGCCGGACATCGGGTAACTGGTTGTGATGCTAACGTCTATCCACCAATGAGCACGCAGCTTGAAGCTCAAGGTATCGAGTTGATTGAGGGATTTTCGCCGGATCAATTATTGCAGTTTGCCTCAATGCCGGATTTATTTGTTATTGGCAATGTGGTTTCTCGCGGCAACCCACTCATGGAGGCCATTCTCAATCAAGGCTTGCCTTATATCTCTGGGCCACAGTGGTTGGGTGAACAAGTTTTATATGGCAGACATGTTCTCGCTGTTGCGGGCACGCATGGCAAAACAACTACGTCTGCCATGCTCACTTGGATTTTAGAATTCAATGGCTATAAGCCAGGATATTTAATCGGTGGCGTACCGCTGAATTTCACGGTCTCGGCTCGCTTGGGCGAGAGTAAATATTTTGTTATTGAGGCTGATGAATACGACACAGCATTTTTTGACAAGCGCAGTAAGTTTGTTCACTACAGACCGCGTACCGCTTTATTAAATAATCTAGAGTTTGATCATGCCGATATATTTGCTGATCTTGCTGCGATCGAGACGCAGTTTCATCATTTAGTGCGCACTGTTCCGGGCGATGGCCTACTAGTGGTTAATGGCGAAGAGCCAGCGCTAGAGCGCGTGATTACACGTGGCGCCTGGGCTCCCGTAGAGCGCTTCGGCCAAGAGCTAACAAATGAATGGTCGTTGATTTCTCAAGAGGGTGATGGTTTTATTGTTCGTAAGTCCGGCAAAGAAGTTGCAACCGTAAATTGGGCTTTTGATTCAGGTGTTATGGGTAGGCACAATCAACTCAATGCGCTGGCTGCTATAGCATCGGCAAATCACATCGGAATTTCTCCTGCAGATTCTGCGCGTGCTTTGGCGGAGTTTAAAAATGTGAAGCGGCGACTTGAAACGATTGGCGTTGCTAACGAAGTAACTGTTTATGACGACTTTGCGCATCACCCCACTGCAATTACAACGACTGTAGATGGTTTACGTCGCCGCGTAGGCAAGGCTCGTATCTTAGCGGTGTTAGAGCCTCGTTCAAACACAATGAAACTAGGTGTTATGAAAGCGCAGTTACCAGGTAGTCTTGAGCAGGCGGATAAGGTTTTTGCCTACGGTGCCAATACTGGTAAAGAGTCTTTGGGTTGGGATCTGGCAGAGGTGCTATCCCCGCTAAACACAAAAGAGCAGGGTAAGGCTCACGCCTTTGATGATCTTGAGGCGTTGGCCAAAGCTGTTGCTCAAGAGGCGCGCCCTGGCGATCATATTTTGGTAATGAGTAATGGTGGTTTTGGTGGGGTGCACCAAAAGATATTGAAAGCGCTTGCGGTCTAA
- a CDS encoding cell envelope integrity protein TolA yields the protein MLAPLKSLDLPYPQGLRRAAAYLRAAWHRHPFWFALCVSLLLHIVFLSFRWGIGEIQNRRLNTPLSVVLVNASNKTPPQKANKLAQADLQGGGKTESQDASALHRARLGAEARLEVLEKQQKQMLAKLDEQRARSGGRKSGDEQKMVQQLNSLEAELAKRLQVDGREPRRKILTGANTKAVSFAHYYDAMRQKIEAYGSAFFPRANGRPLYGSLVIVVSVDAQGRITSNAQGKDGLSIGRSSGNPELDRQALAIVRASAPFGPFPSEMRNQIDVLDWVSTFEFTRDGIDRLELRR from the coding sequence ATGCTGGCGCCGCTTAAATCCTTGGATCTGCCATATCCACAGGGCTTGCGGCGTGCAGCAGCCTATTTGCGGGCTGCATGGCATCGTCACCCTTTTTGGTTTGCACTTTGCGTTTCACTTCTCCTGCATATTGTTTTCCTCTCCTTTCGTTGGGGCATTGGGGAAATTCAAAATCGTAGACTCAATACACCTTTAAGCGTGGTGTTAGTCAACGCTAGCAATAAAACGCCGCCACAAAAAGCCAATAAATTAGCGCAAGCAGATTTGCAAGGCGGCGGTAAGACAGAAAGCCAAGATGCTAGTGCGCTACATCGCGCTCGCCTTGGTGCAGAAGCCCGCTTAGAGGTATTGGAAAAGCAGCAGAAGCAAATGTTAGCCAAGCTAGATGAGCAACGCGCTCGCTCCGGCGGCCGCAAGAGTGGTGATGAGCAAAAAATGGTTCAGCAGCTCAATTCTCTCGAAGCAGAATTGGCTAAACGCCTACAAGTCGATGGTAGAGAGCCACGTCGAAAAATATTGACGGGAGCCAATACAAAGGCTGTCAGCTTTGCACACTATTACGATGCCATGCGTCAAAAGATTGAGGCCTATGGCAGCGCCTTCTTTCCACGGGCAAACGGTCGACCTTTATATGGCAGTCTTGTGATTGTGGTTAGTGTCGATGCTCAAGGCCGAATCACCAGTAATGCTCAGGGTAAAGACGGTCTTTCGATTGGTCGAAGCTCAGGCAACCCCGAGTTAGATCGCCAGGCACTAGCCATTGTTCGTGCCTCAGCTCCTTTTGGACCATTTCCGTCGGAGATGCGCAATCAAATTGATGTCTTGGATTGGGTTTCCACTTTTGAATTCACTCGGGACGGAATTGACCGTCTTGAATTGCGTCGATAA
- a CDS encoding ribonuclease catalytic domain-containing protein gives MNLLYEEGGDIKIATVQSATGAGDAESWQATSLSGKKIKLKAKEVWLRFEKPDAQGVMDEATALSKDIDLQLLWDCAPDEEFGLVDVCLEYFGAQPTIPQQASLAIALQGAPVFFRRKGRGRFQRAPLEQLQAGLAALERKQKELEQQSVWQQELIAGTFPEALRSSAKQLLFSPDKNTSAYKALMAACTESGESPAQLMIRCGAIDSPLAYHQGMFLKAHFPNGAQHSQGIAIDRAAYDAAVAELPLAQVQAFSIDDSGTTEIDDALSVTELAEGGHRIGVHIAAPGLAIAKDDPLDQLARSRMSTVYFPGDKITMLPDSVIEQFSLDAGVPRPALSIYVDIDGDGLVDRSTLQMRAELVPMAANLRLEDLEHLVSEDSLVDVGASYPYRQELSILWKAAKHLHAGRQEKRVANGLRAEQLGLIDPNALARDFHFQIKDVDGIQRVEIIPRQRGSILDTIVAEWMIFCNSASGQLLADHGLPGLFRTQKGWGPLRTRMQTTPGPHEGLGLDYYAWCTSPLRRYSDLVNQWQLIALAKHGVTAKMVAPFPPRDATLMGIAADFESCYQAYGEYQDRLEKFWCLRWVAQDGESKTVQVRHLKEGMSRVELVPLHLPVPELANHPRMTRAEVVIADVDLLQLSAAVRVLEIETKQDDPAAQEVQEAKENTEVVDEVPNNPEKDAGAA, from the coding sequence ATGAACCTTTTATATGAAGAGGGTGGCGACATTAAGATCGCCACGGTTCAGTCGGCTACTGGGGCTGGTGATGCTGAATCTTGGCAGGCGACGAGTCTTTCGGGAAAGAAGATCAAGCTTAAAGCTAAAGAGGTTTGGTTGCGCTTTGAAAAGCCTGATGCGCAAGGAGTTATGGACGAGGCAACTGCCTTGTCAAAAGATATTGATTTGCAATTGCTTTGGGATTGCGCGCCGGATGAAGAGTTTGGTTTGGTGGATGTTTGTTTGGAATACTTTGGTGCCCAACCCACTATTCCGCAACAAGCCTCCCTGGCGATTGCGCTTCAAGGGGCGCCTGTATTTTTTCGCCGCAAGGGGCGCGGTCGCTTTCAGCGTGCACCACTTGAGCAACTTCAAGCTGGCTTGGCTGCGCTAGAGCGTAAACAAAAAGAATTAGAGCAACAGTCTGTTTGGCAACAAGAATTAATCGCGGGAACTTTTCCCGAGGCGCTGAGGTCTTCTGCAAAACAGCTGCTTTTCTCACCGGACAAAAATACCTCTGCCTATAAAGCCCTAATGGCGGCATGTACGGAGAGTGGGGAATCTCCTGCTCAATTAATGATTCGTTGCGGCGCAATTGATTCGCCTTTGGCCTACCACCAAGGCATGTTTTTAAAAGCGCACTTTCCGAATGGCGCTCAACATAGTCAGGGTATTGCGATTGATCGGGCAGCCTACGATGCAGCAGTGGCTGAACTCCCGCTGGCGCAAGTACAAGCTTTTTCTATTGACGACTCTGGAACAACCGAGATTGATGATGCTTTATCAGTTACCGAATTAGCAGAAGGTGGGCATCGCATCGGCGTCCATATTGCTGCTCCTGGTTTGGCGATTGCAAAAGACGACCCCTTGGATCAGCTTGCTCGTAGCCGCATGTCTACCGTGTATTTCCCGGGCGACAAAATTACGATGTTGCCTGATTCGGTGATTGAACAGTTTTCATTGGATGCGGGCGTACCTCGCCCTGCCTTATCCATCTATGTTGATATTGATGGCGATGGGTTGGTGGATAGAAGTACTCTGCAAATGCGTGCTGAGCTGGTGCCGATGGCAGCAAATTTGCGTTTAGAAGATCTCGAGCATCTGGTGAGCGAAGACAGTTTGGTTGACGTAGGTGCTAGCTATCCTTATCGTCAAGAGCTATCGATCCTATGGAAGGCAGCTAAACACCTGCACGCAGGTCGACAAGAAAAGCGGGTGGCTAATGGGCTGCGCGCTGAGCAGTTGGGTCTGATTGACCCCAATGCATTGGCGAGAGATTTTCACTTTCAAATAAAAGATGTTGATGGCATACAGCGCGTAGAGATTATTCCTCGTCAACGCGGATCTATTTTGGACACGATTGTTGCGGAGTGGATGATTTTCTGTAATAGCGCTTCGGGACAACTCTTAGCTGACCATGGTTTACCAGGTTTATTTAGAACTCAGAAGGGCTGGGGCCCATTGCGCACCCGTATGCAAACTACCCCAGGACCACATGAAGGTTTGGGGTTAGATTATTACGCTTGGTGCACATCTCCTTTGCGTCGATATTCTGATTTAGTAAATCAATGGCAGCTGATTGCATTGGCGAAGCATGGTGTGACGGCCAAAATGGTGGCTCCATTCCCGCCGCGCGATGCAACCCTCATGGGAATTGCGGCGGATTTTGAGTCTTGCTATCAGGCTTATGGTGAATACCAAGATAGGTTAGAAAAGTTCTGGTGCTTGCGTTGGGTAGCGCAAGATGGTGAATCCAAAACCGTTCAAGTGCGCCACTTAAAAGAGGGTATGTCTAGAGTTGAATTGGTTCCGCTGCATTTGCCAGTTCCTGAGCTAGCAAATCATCCGCGCATGACGCGTGCAGAAGTAGTGATTGCGGACGTAGATTTATTGCAATTAAGTGCTGCAGTGCGAGTTCTCGAAATCGAGACCAAGCAAGACGATCCAGCGGCACAAGAGGTGCAAGAAGCAAAAGAAAATACAGAAGTAGTAGATGAGGTTCCTAACAATCCTGAAAAAGATGCTGGCGCCGCTTAA
- the accB gene encoding acetyl-CoA carboxylase biotin carboxyl carrier protein yields MDLRKLKTLIDLVSESGISELEVNEGEDRVRIVNAGSPAPVGQMVYANPAPTQAMQAAPAAAPAPAAAPAPEAPAAETGFVARSPMVGTFYRAPNPESPNFVNVGDTVKVGQTLCIIEAMKLLNEIESEQAGVIKEILCENGQGVEFDQPLFIIA; encoded by the coding sequence ATGGATCTGAGAAAACTAAAAACCTTGATCGACCTAGTTTCTGAATCAGGCATCTCTGAATTAGAGGTAAATGAAGGTGAAGATCGCGTACGTATTGTTAACGCAGGATCTCCAGCACCAGTCGGCCAAATGGTTTATGCCAATCCAGCACCAACTCAAGCAATGCAAGCTGCTCCTGCAGCCGCGCCTGCACCCGCGGCTGCTCCAGCGCCAGAAGCGCCTGCTGCAGAAACTGGTTTTGTTGCACGCTCCCCAATGGTGGGTACTTTCTACCGCGCACCAAATCCAGAGTCACCTAATTTTGTGAACGTTGGTGACACCGTGAAGGTAGGTCAAACACTTTGCATCATTGAGGCCATGAAGTTACTTAATGAAATCGAATCTGAACAAGCTGGCGTAATTAAAGAAATTTTGTGTGAAAACGGTCAGGGTGTTGAATTTGACCAACCACTTTTCATCATTGCTTAA
- a CDS encoding carbohydrate kinase family protein — protein MASLICGSIAYDTIMNFEGKFADQILPEQIHILNVAFLVPTMRREFGGCAGNIAYNLKLLGGDPIIMATVGGDAAPYMDRLKQLQIDASHIRQIDKAFTAQAMITTDQANNQITAFHPGAMGESHLNQVSEVVAERSKNAKGAAKFGIVAPDGRQGMWEHCHQLADANIPFIFDPGQGLPMFNGPELLELIDIASYLAVNDYEGEMLSQRTGLSLAKVAERVKALIVTKGAEGADIYVDGKCIAIPPVPAAKVVDPTGCGDAFRGGLLFGLENGMDWEATGRLASLMGSIKITHQGPQNHQLSKDQIAEQFKTAFGFSF, from the coding sequence ATGGCCAGCTTGATCTGCGGCTCTATCGCCTACGACACCATCATGAACTTTGAAGGCAAATTTGCCGATCAAATCCTGCCCGAGCAGATTCATATCCTGAATGTGGCCTTTTTGGTACCCACCATGCGCCGCGAATTCGGCGGTTGTGCGGGCAATATTGCCTACAACCTCAAACTTTTAGGTGGCGACCCAATCATCATGGCAACCGTTGGCGGTGATGCAGCCCCGTATATGGATCGTCTGAAGCAACTTCAAATCGATGCGAGCCATATACGCCAAATTGATAAAGCATTTACAGCTCAAGCCATGATCACCACGGATCAAGCGAATAATCAAATTACCGCCTTTCATCCAGGCGCGATGGGTGAATCTCACCTAAACCAGGTTTCGGAAGTGGTAGCCGAGCGCAGCAAAAATGCCAAAGGTGCGGCTAAATTTGGAATTGTTGCCCCGGATGGCCGCCAAGGGATGTGGGAGCACTGCCATCAGCTGGCAGATGCAAATATTCCATTTATCTTCGATCCAGGCCAAGGGTTACCAATGTTCAATGGCCCAGAACTTCTAGAGTTGATTGATATTGCAAGCTACTTAGCGGTAAATGACTATGAGGGTGAGATGCTTTCGCAGCGCACTGGATTAAGTCTTGCAAAAGTAGCTGAGCGCGTAAAGGCACTCATTGTCACCAAAGGTGCTGAAGGAGCTGATATCTACGTAGACGGCAAATGTATTGCGATTCCACCGGTCCCAGCTGCAAAAGTAGTTGATCCAACTGGTTGTGGTGATGCATTTCGCGGTGGATTGCTGTTTGGACTTGAAAACGGTATGGATTGGGAGGCTACCGGTCGTCTCGCCAGTCTCATGGGCTCTATCAAGATTACCCATCAAGGACCACAAAATCACCAATTAAGCAAAGATCAGATCGCTGAGCAGTTTAAAACCGCATTTGGCTTTAGCTTTTAA